One region of Chanodichthys erythropterus isolate Z2021 chromosome 17, ASM2448905v1, whole genome shotgun sequence genomic DNA includes:
- the tagln gene encoding transgelin isoform X3, producing the protein MANKGPAYGLSRQVQDKIEQKYDTELEVRLVEWIVAQCGPAVGKPEAGKLGFQTWLKDGCVLCELINSLCKDKPVKKIQSSGMAFKQMEQVSQFLNAAERYGVIKTDMFQTVDLWEGKDLAAVQRTLMALGSIAVTKDDGAFRGDPNWFFKKAQENRRDFSDYQMKEGKNVIGLQMGSNKGASQSGMTGYGRPRQIMNP; encoded by the exons ATGGCAAACAAGGGTCCCGCTTATGGGCTGAGCCGCCAAGTGCAGGACAAAATTGAGCAGAAGTACGACACTGAACTGGAGGTGCGTTTGGTGGAGTGGATTGTGGCTCAGTGTGGGCCGGCGGTGGGAAAGCCAGAGGCAGGAAAACTGGGTTTCCAGACCTGGCTCAAAGATGGATGT GTTTTGTGTGAGCTCATCAATAGTCTGTGTAAGGACAAGCCCGTAAAGAAGATCCAGAGCTCCGGTATGGCGTTCAAACAGATGGAGCAGGTGTCACAGTTCCTCAATGCTGCGGAGCGATACGGCGTCATCAAAACCGACATGTTTCAGACGGTAGATCTGTGGGAGG GAAAGGACTTGGCCGCAGTGCAGAGGACACTCATGGCTCTGGGTAGCATCGCGGTCACAAAAGATGACGGCGCCTTCCGTGGAGATCCCAACTGGTTCTTCAA GAAAGCTCAGGAGAACCGGAGAGATTTCTCTGACTACCAGATGAAAGAAGGGAAAAATGTCATCGGCCTGCAGATGGGATCCAATAAAGGGGCGTCCCAGAGCGGCATGACAGGCTATGGCCGACCTCGACAGATCATGAATCCATGA
- the ftr86 gene encoding finTRIM family, member 86: MASSAWAPEAFSCPICLEILRDPATLPCGHTYCLLCIQTHWDQAAGKGCECPQCRQRFSPRPVLARSNVLMEAMEKLRLSGQDGPDSAPCPDVPSTQPGLYPALPSGSPQLCPLHQQVLELYCCHEKLCVCEECGLLGHKGHQVVRPDEERLKIQQELMELDARIQESIADRERVIQSLPQVSEAHRSSLQKLMMDSQAVFMEVLRSVDLSSSQALELLQAHERSSSSLMQARTHQIQQEIVHLRRRRDELKTLDSIQDPIVFLNTFMAVDSSDPAGSVAMEILTPETVTSGVRSCLDAFREGAENLTKTSLASIFRVVNDAAALAQSSSQSCDRGVSSSQSQPPSQTPAVQVTEVKSDSVKPDVKPKAKASSPAAQDQHKKQDRPSASPVEGSASCCPSTPAPKTREEMLKFRIEPTLDPNSAFHQIRLSDGYRKATLCAENQSYPDHPERFLYWRQVMCVEPLAGSPYYWELEWTGQRVTVGVAYKDMERSAAEDSSRLGHNTRSWSLYWSGKAFSMWHAGKETALSGPKARRIGVYLDQQAGVLAFYRVSHGQAQEICCVHTHFHAPLFASFRFWSGVGSSITICEL; encoded by the exons ATGGCTTCATCCGCATGGGCTCCAGAGGCGTTTTCTTGCCCTATATGTTTGGAGATCCTGAGAGACCCCGCGACGCTCCCCTGCGGACACACGTACTGCCTCCTCTGCATCCAGACGCACTGGGATCAGGCAGCGGGGAAAGGCTGTGAGTGTCCTCAGTGCAGACAGCGCTTCAGCCCCCGGCCCGTCCTGGCCAGGAGCAACGTGCTCATGGAGGCCATGGAGAAGCTGAGACTGAGTGGACAGGACGGCCCAGACTCTGCTCCGTGTCCAGACGTGCCCTCGACCCAGCCCGGACTGTACCCCGCCCTGCCCTCGGGCTCCCCGCAGCTCTGTCCGCTGCATCAGCAGGTGCTGGAGCTGTACTGCTGCCACGAGAAACTGTGCGTCTGCGAGGAGTGTGGCCTTCTGGGACACAAGGGTCATCAGGTGGTGCGGCCGGACGAAGAGCGACTGAAGATTCAG CAAGAGCTGATGGAGCTGGATGCCCGGATACAGGAGAGCATTGCAGACAGAGAGAGGGTTATTCAGAGCCTTCCCCAGGTGTCTGAAGCACACAGG AGCTCACTGCAGAAGCTGATGATGGACAGTCAGGCCGTCTTCATGGAGGTGTTGAGGAGCGTGGATCTCAGCAGCTCTCAGGCGCTCGAGCTGCTTCAGGCTCACGAGAGATCGTCCTCGAGCCTCATGCAGGCCCGGACCCACCAGATCCAGCAGGAGATCGTCCATCTGCGCCGGAGACGAGACGAGCTGAAGACGCTGGACAGCATTCAGGACCCCATCGTCTTCCTGAAC ACATTCATGGCGGTGGACTCCTCAGATCCGGCGGGAAGTGTAGCGATGGAGATCCTGACTCCAGAGACGGTGACATCAGGGGTCAGATCGTGTCTGGACGCGTTCAGAGAGGGGGCGGAAAATCTCACCAAAACCAGCCTGGCCAGTATCTTCAGAGTCG TCAATGATGCGGCCGCTCTGGCACAATCATCCAGTCAGTCATGTGACAGAGGCGTCAGCTCCAGCCAATCACAGCCGCCCTCACAGACCCCAG CTGTTCAGGTTACAGAAGTAAAGTCTGACTCTGTGAAACCGGACGTTAAACCCAAAGCCAAAGCGTCGTCTCCTGCAGCACAAGACCAGCACAAGAAACAGGACCGTCCCTCTGCCAGCCCTG TGGAGGGATCAGCATCCTGTTGTCCGTCTACACCTGCTCCTAAAACCAGAGAGGAGATGCTCAAAT TCCGCATCGAGCCTACACTAGATCCCAACAGCGCTTTCCATCAGATCCGTTTATCCGACGGATATCGCAAGGCCACTCTGTGCGCGGAGAACCAGAGTTACCCGGATCACCCGGAGCGCTTCCTGTACTGGAGGCAGGTGATGTGCGTGGAGCCGCTGGCCGGGAGCCCGTACTACTGGGAGCTGGAGTGGACGGGACAGAGG GTGACTGTTGGCGTGGCGTATAAAGACATGGAGCGCTCTGCGGCCGAGGACAGCTCCAGACTGGGCCACAACACGCGGTCCTGGAGCCTGTACTGGTCCGGAAAGGCTTTCTCCATGTGGCATGCTGGGAAAGAAACGGCTCTGTCTGGTCCCAAAGCCCGGCGTATCGGGGTGTATCTGGACCAGCAGGCCGGAGTGCTGGCTTTCTATCGAGTCTCTCACGGTCAGGCGCAGGAGATCTGCTGTGTCCACACGCACTTCCACGCTCCGCTCTTCGCCAGCTTCCGCTTCTGGTCCGGAGTCGGCTCCTCCATCACCATCTGTGAGCTGTGA
- the pcsk7 gene encoding proprotein convertase subtilisin/kexin type 7, giving the protein MASSAQMCMGLYPLLLLTVSPLHCLSSSVPSRAPSSCGPGRSWAVRLNAASVKAGHSLDRLAQNVAEDVGLENHGQIGQLEGHYLLCQGLEDTADVDPRSTKSALEENPHVVWHSQEHILRRSKRSVTFNDPKYPSQWHLHNDVKQGMDINVTGVWERNITGVGVTVVVVDDGVQHDLADIQPNYSPEGSYDLNSNDPDPMPHPDGHNDNHHGTRCAGEIAAVSNNSFCAVGVAYGGKVAGIRVLDGPLTDSMEAVAFNKHYQVNDVYSCSWGPDDDGRTVDGPHPLGKAALQHGVIAGRKGFGSIFVVASGNGGQYDDNCNYDGYANSIYTVTIGAVDENGRKPFYAEECASMLAVTFSSGSRQLRSIVTSDWSLQSGTGCTDGHTGTSAAAPLAAGMVALMLQVRPCLSWRDVQHIITYTATQHDTQADWRTNGAGFHHSHMYGFGLLNAWRLVNAAKVWESVPYLVSYQSPVLKANEIIPAYPKTLSHTWNVTVSDLMQSGMQTLEHVSVTVTIVHPRRGNVEITLVCPSGMTSLIGAKRALDVDTTGLTDWTFSTVRCWGERAEGQYSLQITDNKESTLSSGVLKYWKLTLYGSSLSHQQVKERRRVVEDAMGGQYLNSSFALPCPPGIDVPPEIVSPFTSNSLKSLLLLGCFALFWSLYYTLEVTLTHWDWRGCSVAVRGRDRGLQAGSTGLQDSQVVEIQPEMEYESKVPLIAADMNT; this is encoded by the exons ATGGCATCATCTGCCCAGATGTGTATGGGTCTCTATCCTCTGCTGCTCCTCACGGTTTCTCCTCTGCACTGCCTCTCCTCCTCCGTTCCCTCCCGCGCGCCCTCTTCCTGTGGACCTGGCCGGTCCTGGGCGGTGCGGCTCAACGCGGCCTCTGTGAAAGCGGGACATTCCCTCGACAGGCTGGCCCAGAATGTGGCCGAGGATGTCGGCCTGGAGAATCACGGGCAGATCGGGCAGCTGGAGGGGCACTACCTGCTTTGCCAAGGGCTGGAGGACACGGCGGATGTGGACCCTCGTTCAACGAAGTCAGCTCTGGAGGAGAACCCTCATGTGGTCTGGCACTCGCAGGAACACATCCTCAGACGCTCCAAGAGGAGCGTGACCTTCAATGACCCTAAATATCCCAGTCAGTGGCACCTG CACAACGATGTGAAGCAGGGGATGGACATCAACGTGACTGGCGTCTGGGAGCGTAACATCACCGGCGTCGGGGTCACGGTGGTTGTAGTGGATGACGGCGTTCAGCACGACCTGGCAGATATTCAGCCCAATTAT AGTCCTGAGGGTAGTTATGACTTAAACTCCAACGACCCGGACCCCATGCCCCATCCCGACGGACACAACGACAATCATCACGGCACCCGCTGTGCTGGAGAGATCGCTGCCGTGTCCAATAACAGCTTCTGCGCTGTCGGAGTGGCGTACGGTGGCAAAGTGGCAG GCATCCGGGTTTTGGATGGACCCCTGACAGACAGCATGGAGGCCGTGGCTTTTAATAAGCACTACCAAGTGAATGACGTCTACAGCTGCAG TTGGGGACCGGATGATGATGGGCGTACAGTTGATGGACCTCATCCCTTAGGCAAG GCGGCGCTGCAGCATGGCGTCATTGCAGGCAGGAAGGGCTTTGGTAGCATCTTTGTTGTGGCCAGTGGCAATGGAGGACAGTATGATGACAACTGCAACTACGATGGCTACGCCAACTCCATCTATACCGTGACCATTG GAGCGGTGGATGAGAATGGCAGAAAGCCGTTTTATGCAGAAGAGTGTGCGTCCATGCTGGCCGTGACGTTCAGCAGCGGGAGCAGACAGCTGCGCAGCATC GTGACGTCAGACTGGTCTCTGCAGAGCGGCACGGGCTGCACCGACGGGCACACGGGCACGTCTGCGGCGGCACCGCTGGCAGCAGGGATGGTGGCGCTGATGCTGCAGGTGCGGCCCTGTCTGAGCTGGCGCGACGTTCAGCACATCATTACTTACACAGCAACACAG CATGACACACAGGCTGACTGGAGAACGAACGGAGCAGGTTTCCATCACAGTCACATGTACGGCTTCGGGCTGCTCAACGCCTGGAGGCTCGTCAACGCTGCCAAG GTCTGGGAGTCCGTCCCCTACTTGGTGTCCTATCAGAGCCCAGTTTTAAAGGCCAATGAGATCATCCCAGCCTATCCCaaaactctctctcacacgtGGAATG TCACGGTATCTGACTTGATGCAGTCAGGCATGCAAACGCTGGAGCACGTGTCTGTCACTGTGACGATCGTCCATCCTCGGCGTGGGAACGTCGAGATCACGCTCGTGTGTCCCAGTGGAATGACCTCGCTGATCGGAGCCAAGAGAGCGCTGGATGT AGATACGACTGGATTAACGGACTGGACGTTTTCCACGGTTCGATGTTGGGGAGAAAGAGCAGAGGGACAATACAGTCTACAGATCACTGACAACA AAGAGTCGACTCTGTCGTCGGGCGTACTGAAGTACTGGAAGCTCACTCTGTACGGCTCATCTCTGTCTCATCAGCAGGTGAAAGAGAGACGAAG AGTTGTTGAAGACGCCATGGGTGGCCAGTATCTCAACAGCAGTTTTGCTCTCCCCTGCCCGCCTGGTATAGATGTTCCTCCTGAAATCGTGAGCCCGTTCACCTCGAACAGCCTGAAG TCTCTTCTGCTGCTGGGCTGTTTTGCGCTCTTCTGGTCGCTGTATTACACTCTTGAAGTGACCCTGACCCATTGGGACTGGCGTGGATGTAGCGTGGCCGTCAGGGGAAGAGACAGAGGATTGCAGGCTGGATCCACAGGCCTACAGGACAGTCAAGTGGTTGAAATCCAGCCCGAGATGGAATATGAGTCCAAAGTCCCACTCATTGCTGCTGATATGAACACGTAG
- the tagln gene encoding transgelin isoform X1, protein MAAQQGTMANKGPAYGLSRQVQDKIEQKYDTELEVRLVEWIVAQCGPAVGKPEAGKLGFQTWLKDGCVLCELINSLCKDKPVKKIQSSGMAFKQMEQVSQFLNAAERYGVIKTDMFQTVDLWEGKDLAAVQRTLMALGSIAVTKDDGAFRGDPNWFFKKAQENRRDFSDYQMKEGKNVIGLQMGSNKGASQSGMTGYGRPRQIMNP, encoded by the exons atggcagcacag CAGGGAACTATGGCAAACAAGGGTCCCGCTTATGGGCTGAGCCGCCAAGTGCAGGACAAAATTGAGCAGAAGTACGACACTGAACTGGAGGTGCGTTTGGTGGAGTGGATTGTGGCTCAGTGTGGGCCGGCGGTGGGAAAGCCAGAGGCAGGAAAACTGGGTTTCCAGACCTGGCTCAAAGATGGATGT GTTTTGTGTGAGCTCATCAATAGTCTGTGTAAGGACAAGCCCGTAAAGAAGATCCAGAGCTCCGGTATGGCGTTCAAACAGATGGAGCAGGTGTCACAGTTCCTCAATGCTGCGGAGCGATACGGCGTCATCAAAACCGACATGTTTCAGACGGTAGATCTGTGGGAGG GAAAGGACTTGGCCGCAGTGCAGAGGACACTCATGGCTCTGGGTAGCATCGCGGTCACAAAAGATGACGGCGCCTTCCGTGGAGATCCCAACTGGTTCTTCAA GAAAGCTCAGGAGAACCGGAGAGATTTCTCTGACTACCAGATGAAAGAAGGGAAAAATGTCATCGGCCTGCAGATGGGATCCAATAAAGGGGCGTCCCAGAGCGGCATGACAGGCTATGGCCGACCTCGACAGATCATGAATCCATGA
- the tagln gene encoding transgelin isoform X2, whose translation MAAQGTMANKGPAYGLSRQVQDKIEQKYDTELEVRLVEWIVAQCGPAVGKPEAGKLGFQTWLKDGCVLCELINSLCKDKPVKKIQSSGMAFKQMEQVSQFLNAAERYGVIKTDMFQTVDLWEGKDLAAVQRTLMALGSIAVTKDDGAFRGDPNWFFKKAQENRRDFSDYQMKEGKNVIGLQMGSNKGASQSGMTGYGRPRQIMNP comes from the exons atggcagcacag GGAACTATGGCAAACAAGGGTCCCGCTTATGGGCTGAGCCGCCAAGTGCAGGACAAAATTGAGCAGAAGTACGACACTGAACTGGAGGTGCGTTTGGTGGAGTGGATTGTGGCTCAGTGTGGGCCGGCGGTGGGAAAGCCAGAGGCAGGAAAACTGGGTTTCCAGACCTGGCTCAAAGATGGATGT GTTTTGTGTGAGCTCATCAATAGTCTGTGTAAGGACAAGCCCGTAAAGAAGATCCAGAGCTCCGGTATGGCGTTCAAACAGATGGAGCAGGTGTCACAGTTCCTCAATGCTGCGGAGCGATACGGCGTCATCAAAACCGACATGTTTCAGACGGTAGATCTGTGGGAGG GAAAGGACTTGGCCGCAGTGCAGAGGACACTCATGGCTCTGGGTAGCATCGCGGTCACAAAAGATGACGGCGCCTTCCGTGGAGATCCCAACTGGTTCTTCAA GAAAGCTCAGGAGAACCGGAGAGATTTCTCTGACTACCAGATGAAAGAAGGGAAAAATGTCATCGGCCTGCAGATGGGATCCAATAAAGGGGCGTCCCAGAGCGGCATGACAGGCTATGGCCGACCTCGACAGATCATGAATCCATGA